The following proteins come from a genomic window of Triticum aestivum cultivar Chinese Spring chromosome 6A, IWGSC CS RefSeq v2.1, whole genome shotgun sequence:
- the LOC123127814 gene encoding protein BOLA1, chloroplastic, translated as MMGSRGTSAVLSRAARMRQKLQSSLEASALDIEDVSYQHAGHAAVKDNANETHFNIKVISPKFEGQSLVKRHRMVYDLLTDELNSGLHAISIVAKTPTESGS; from the coding sequence ATGATGGGTTCACGAGGTACCAGTGCTGTGCTCTCGAGAGCTGCACGGATGAGGCAAAAGCTGCAGTCTTCTTTGGAGGCGAGTGCACTAGACATCGAAGATGTTTCTTACCAACATGCTGGGCATGCGGCTGTCAAGGACAATGCAAATGAGACGCATTTTAACATCAAGGTAATTTCGCCGAAGTTTGAAGGGCAGAGCCTTGTGAAGCGTCATAGGATGGTGTATGATCTCTTGACCGATGAGTTGAACTCGGGTCTTCATGCTATCTCCATTGTTGCGAAAACTCCAACAGAGTCGGGATCATGA